From the genome of Halomonas sp. 1513, one region includes:
- a CDS encoding hydroxymethylbilane synthase has translation MPAYSTLRIATRKSLLAMWQAEHVRDRLMAAHPGLEVELVAMSTRGDKILDTPLAKVGGKGLFVKELEEAMLDGRADIAVHSMKDVPMHFPEGLGLSVILEGAEPTDAFVSNHYDSIDALPEGARIGTSSLRRGLQMREARPDFEVLSLRGNVQTRLGKLDAGEFDAIILATSGLRRLGLGERIAAELAPEVCLPACGQGALGIECRSDDHALIELLAPLDDPDTATRVRAERAMNTRLEGGCQVPIGGHAVFENDGQTLWLRALVGNPEGTQVLRAEGRGSASEPETLGIRVAEDLLDQGAGEILAQVYGDV, from the coding sequence GCACCCTGCGCATTGCCACCCGCAAGAGCCTGCTCGCCATGTGGCAGGCAGAACACGTGCGTGACCGCCTGATGGCGGCGCACCCCGGCCTCGAGGTGGAGCTGGTGGCGATGTCCACCCGCGGCGACAAGATTCTCGACACCCCGCTGGCCAAGGTCGGCGGCAAGGGGCTGTTCGTCAAGGAGCTCGAGGAGGCGATGCTCGACGGCCGCGCCGATATCGCCGTGCACTCGATGAAGGACGTGCCGATGCACTTTCCCGAGGGGCTGGGGCTGTCGGTGATCCTCGAGGGCGCCGAGCCCACCGACGCCTTCGTCTCCAACCACTATGACTCGATCGACGCGCTGCCCGAAGGCGCGCGTATCGGTACCTCGAGCCTGCGCCGCGGCCTGCAGATGCGTGAGGCGCGCCCCGACTTCGAGGTGCTGAGCCTGCGCGGCAACGTCCAGACCCGCCTCGGCAAGCTCGACGCCGGCGAGTTCGACGCCATCATCCTGGCCACCTCGGGCCTGCGCCGGCTGGGGCTGGGCGAGCGCATCGCCGCCGAGCTGGCGCCGGAGGTGTGCCTGCCGGCCTGCGGCCAAGGAGCGCTGGGCATCGAGTGCCGCAGCGACGATCACGCCTTGATCGAGCTGCTGGCGCCGCTCGATGATCCCGACACGGCGACGCGTGTGCGCGCCGAGCGGGCCATGAATACCCGTCTCGAGGGCGGCTGCCAGGTGCCCATCGGTGGCCATGCGGTGTTCGAGAACGACGGCCAGACGCTGTGGCTGCGCGCGCTGGTGGGTAACCCCGAAGGCACCCAGGTGCTGCGCGCCGAGGGCCGCGGTTCGGCCAGCGAGCCGGAAACGCTGGGCATTCGTGTGGCCGAGGACCTGCTCGACCAGGGCGCCGGCGAGATCCTTGCCCAGGTCTACGGCGACGTCTGA
- a CDS encoding heme biosynthesis protein HemY — protein MRKLILIVVLGLALGALFGQLMVSVPGYWLVRVGDTSLQTSFWFGLILLLGGFLVLHFVLRVLSRLRHPVSRLKLWNSRTRNRNAMKSTVRGLVALAEGRWKRAEKALVKSADDSSTPLVNYLSAALAAHYQGRYDQADTLLKRAHLSTEGADTAVGMMQAQLMLDRQQFEEALATLTRLDKQLPNHPQVLKQLKQAYLSVNDWDGLRRLIPRLAAQQLIAPEERQTLEQRAYRELIVQAARQPGDIERVRNLWADMPDYLRGDIELVVIYAEALVRGGEEGIAERLLRHSLKEHWDHRLVLRYGLLNVDSARQLVYAEKWLQERPNDPDLLLTLGRLSLRNAYWGKAQEYFEASQRQRPSGVVCAELARLYANLGEHNKSQLYYRQSVELLDKSLPSLPQPSDNNR, from the coding sequence ATGAGAAAACTGATCCTCATCGTCGTCCTCGGCCTCGCGCTGGGGGCGCTATTTGGCCAGCTGATGGTCAGCGTGCCCGGCTACTGGCTGGTGCGGGTCGGCGATACCTCGCTGCAGACCTCGTTCTGGTTCGGGTTGATCCTGCTGCTGGGCGGCTTCCTGGTGCTGCACTTCGTACTGCGCGTGCTCAGCCGGCTGCGCCACCCGGTCAGCCGGCTCAAACTGTGGAACAGCCGCACCCGCAACCGCAACGCCATGAAGAGCACCGTGCGTGGCTTGGTCGCACTGGCCGAGGGGCGCTGGAAGCGCGCCGAAAAGGCCCTGGTCAAGTCGGCGGACGACTCCAGTACGCCGCTGGTCAACTACCTCTCGGCGGCGCTGGCGGCTCACTACCAGGGCCGCTACGACCAGGCCGACACCCTGCTCAAGCGCGCTCATCTGAGTACCGAAGGCGCCGACACGGCGGTGGGCATGATGCAGGCCCAGCTGATGCTCGACCGCCAGCAGTTCGAGGAGGCGCTGGCCACCCTGACGCGCCTCGACAAACAGCTGCCCAACCACCCTCAGGTGCTCAAGCAGCTCAAGCAGGCCTATCTCAGCGTCAATGACTGGGACGGCCTGCGGCGATTGATCCCGCGCCTCGCCGCCCAGCAGCTGATTGCCCCCGAAGAGCGCCAGACCCTCGAGCAGCGCGCCTACCGCGAACTGATCGTGCAGGCGGCGCGCCAGCCGGGCGATATCGAGCGGGTGCGCAACCTGTGGGCCGACATGCCCGACTACCTGCGCGGCGATATCGAACTGGTGGTGATCTATGCCGAAGCGCTGGTGCGCGGCGGCGAGGAGGGCATCGCCGAGCGCCTGCTGCGCCACTCCCTCAAGGAGCACTGGGATCATCGCCTGGTGCTGCGCTACGGCCTGCTCAATGTCGACTCGGCACGCCAGCTGGTCTACGCCGAGAAGTGGCTGCAGGAGCGTCCCAACGACCCTGACCTGCTGCTGACGCTGGGCCGGCTGTCGCTGCGCAATGCCTACTGGGGCAAGGCGCAGGAGTACTTCGAGGCCAGCCAGCGCCAGCGTCCCAGCGGCGTGGTGTGCGCCGAGCTGGCGCGTCTCTACGCCAACCTCGGCGAGCACAACAAGAGCCAGCTCTACTATCGCCAGAGCGTCGAGCTGCTCGACAAGTCGCTGCCGTCCCTGCCCCAGCCCAGCGACAACAATCGCTGA
- a CDS encoding permease, with product MEQTSTTHHDEPPRAADAQGNWLERYFRIRHRGSTLRTEVLAGVATFLASMYIIVVNPAILSDAGIPFSAALSATVLISFMSSLAMGLYARNPILVAPGMGMNALFTYTLVQGAGLSWEVALGCVFWSGVLFATLAAFNVRKAIIEAIPASLRYAITCGIGLFITFIGLKNAGFIVGSDATLVSLGSMDPTLITFFIGMMATAILVILRFNGALILGIALTTLLATPMGRMWGGEVMVEWSGLAAWPDFSAVMQVDIWGALKVAYLPFIFVMLFTNFFDALSCFMALSESADLKDKDGNPRNLKRSMTVDAFASMIAAPLGTSAAQTFIESGAGVAQGGRTGLVAVVIAVLFLPFLFLSPLLSLVPSIATAPALVLVGLFMLAPISKIDWTRYDEAFPAFLAIILMPLTYSITLGIAFGFLSFVMIKLFTGRIEAIKPAMWVSAALSVVMLVTTH from the coding sequence ATGGAACAGACCTCTACCACCCATCACGACGAGCCACCCCGCGCCGCCGACGCGCAGGGCAACTGGCTGGAACGCTATTTCCGTATACGCCATCGCGGCTCGACGCTACGTACCGAGGTGCTGGCCGGTGTCGCCACCTTCCTCGCCTCGATGTACATCATCGTGGTCAACCCGGCGATCCTGTCGGATGCCGGCATTCCCTTCTCGGCGGCGCTCTCGGCCACCGTGCTGATCAGCTTCATGAGCAGCCTGGCGATGGGGTTGTATGCGCGCAATCCGATCCTGGTGGCGCCGGGGATGGGCATGAACGCGCTGTTCACCTACACCCTGGTGCAGGGCGCCGGATTGTCGTGGGAGGTGGCGCTGGGCTGTGTGTTCTGGTCGGGGGTGCTGTTCGCGACCCTGGCGGCCTTCAACGTGCGCAAGGCGATCATCGAGGCGATCCCGGCCTCGCTGCGCTATGCGATCACCTGCGGGATCGGCCTGTTCATCACCTTCATCGGGCTCAAGAATGCCGGCTTCATCGTTGGCAGCGATGCCACCCTGGTGTCGCTGGGCAGCATGGACCCGACCTTGATCACCTTCTTCATCGGCATGATGGCCACCGCGATCCTGGTCATCCTGCGCTTCAACGGCGCGCTGATCCTGGGTATCGCCCTGACCACCCTGCTGGCCACCCCGATGGGGCGCATGTGGGGTGGCGAGGTGATGGTCGAGTGGAGCGGCCTGGCCGCCTGGCCCGACTTCAGCGCCGTCATGCAGGTGGATATCTGGGGCGCGCTGAAGGTCGCCTACCTGCCGTTCATCTTCGTGATGCTGTTCACCAACTTCTTCGATGCCCTGTCGTGCTTCATGGCACTCTCCGAATCCGCCGACCTCAAGGACAAGGACGGTAATCCGCGCAACCTCAAGCGCTCGATGACCGTCGACGCCTTCGCCTCGATGATTGCCGCGCCGCTCGGCACCAGTGCCGCCCAGACCTTCATCGAGTCCGGCGCGGGGGTTGCCCAGGGCGGCCGCACCGGGCTGGTGGCGGTGGTCATCGCGGTGCTGTTCCTGCCGTTCCTGTTCCTCTCGCCGCTGCTGTCGCTGGTGCCATCGATCGCCACCGCGCCGGCGCTGGTACTGGTCGGGCTATTCATGCTGGCGCCGATCAGCAAGATCGACTGGACGCGCTACGACGAAGCCTTCCCGGCCTTCCTGGCGATCATCCTGATGCCGCTGACCTACTCGATCACCCTGGGGATCGCCTTCGGCTTCCTGAGCTTCGTGATGATCAAACTGTTCACCGGCCGCATCGAGGCGATCAAGCCGGCGATGTGGGTCTCGGCGGCGCTCAGCGTGGTGATGCTGGTGACCACCCACTGA
- a CDS encoding uroporphyrinogen III synthase, whose product MASPILLTRPGERGTRLAAALAAEGHAAQHLEVMQLEPLEEDARQRSVWLDIDQFARIVVVSPYAAERLAEALDRYWPQLPLGPAFYAVGQATAETLHRCLGVRVHVPPPGSGDTSEDLLTLPSLARLDEQKVLLVAGEGGRPLLAETLAARGARVTRLALYQRVMRPPRGAAAERLASGDYAALVISSGELLEYLAGWCQTRALHQPLIVSSRRLATLAGSLGFSDVRIAGGASVAALSAAVADMDARDDGAAIDHDDLEKG is encoded by the coding sequence ATGGCGTCGCCGATCCTGCTGACGCGCCCCGGCGAACGCGGCACGCGGCTGGCCGCGGCACTGGCTGCCGAGGGGCACGCGGCGCAGCACCTCGAGGTGATGCAGCTCGAACCGCTCGAGGAGGACGCCCGCCAGCGCAGCGTGTGGCTGGATATCGACCAGTTCGCGCGCATCGTGGTGGTCAGCCCCTATGCGGCCGAGCGGCTGGCCGAGGCACTCGACCGCTACTGGCCGCAGCTGCCGCTGGGGCCGGCCTTCTACGCGGTGGGCCAGGCCACGGCCGAGACGCTGCACCGCTGCCTGGGCGTGCGGGTACATGTGCCGCCGCCGGGCAGCGGCGACACCAGTGAGGACCTGTTGACGCTGCCCTCGCTGGCGCGCTTGGACGAGCAGAAGGTACTGCTGGTGGCCGGCGAGGGTGGCCGGCCGCTGCTCGCCGAGACCCTGGCGGCGCGTGGCGCCCGGGTCACGCGTCTGGCACTCTATCAACGTGTCATGCGTCCGCCGCGGGGCGCCGCCGCCGAGCGTCTGGCAAGCGGCGACTATGCGGCGTTGGTGATCTCCAGCGGAGAACTCCTCGAATATCTGGCAGGATGGTGTCAGACACGCGCCTTGCACCAACCGCTAATCGTTTCCAGTCGGCGTTTGGCTACACTGGCAGGCAGCCTAGGCTTCAGCGATGTGCGCATCGCCGGTGGTGCCTCGGTGGCGGCCCTGAGTGCAGCAGTCGCCGATATGGACGCGCGGGACGATGGCGCAGCAATCGATCATGACGATCTTGAAAAGGGCTAG
- a CDS encoding mechanosensitive channel protein: MLAPRLLTILLGLLLAMLVLSPAHAQQPDPTAPPPAYDTLADLLEDEQSRNRLIEELRGLSQQDPVAPLGLEGEVSAEAIAATAPSGQSADQVSLPRRLAEATSNIAGDVGSQFNNLVNVLGGLFSGQPTGEPGFDSAAFMEAAINLGLVIIATFTLFIGFRYLAKPAFTRISQWSREGAGLTPILRLVIAVAVAAVIDVLVVALAYVGGNLIATFAVGETGELSTRASLFLNAFLVIELFKAAVRMLFASRYQGLRLLPISAEEASYWNTWIARLIGLVGYGLLAVVPLLNFYVSPALGESVGTLIMFGAFVYAVGKVLKNRLKLRLAIEGIAERSSLSATRMSLQLFARLWHWLAILYFLMVLVVTLIRPEDALPFVMVATLQTLLVVGAGALLSALLTQTIGRHIRLSDDLRRKLPMLEPRLNSYVPNALRVVRALILIAVIMLVLNAWGAFDAAAWYASEAGRGLIGKAVSVAIILVLSIGAWLALASLIEHKLNPETGTGEPDARAKTLLTLFRNALAIALVTITLMIVLAEIGINIGPLIAGAGVLGLAIGFGAQKLVQDIITGVFIQIENAMNNGDVVTVGGITGTAERLSIRSVGIRDLNGTYHIVPFSSVDTVSNYMREFGYHVGEYGIAYRESIDDAIIALREAFDELAASEDSKMNILAPLEVAGVVALADSSVNIRVRIKTTPGTQWATGRAFNRLVKLHFDAKGIEIPFPHTTLYFGVGKEGEAPPANLRLMQQPFDIDGRPGGQPRSGEQSRSGQDDPRSQPNPEFKGDFDDD, from the coding sequence GTGCTTGCTCCACGTCTCCTAACGATACTTCTCGGCCTGCTGCTGGCCATGCTGGTGCTGTCACCGGCACACGCCCAACAGCCGGATCCCACGGCACCGCCACCCGCTTACGACACTCTGGCCGACCTGCTGGAAGACGAGCAGTCACGCAATCGCCTGATAGAAGAGCTGCGCGGCCTGTCGCAGCAGGACCCGGTCGCGCCACTGGGACTGGAAGGCGAGGTCTCCGCCGAGGCAATCGCCGCCACCGCGCCCAGCGGCCAGAGCGCCGATCAGGTCTCGCTGCCGCGCCGCCTGGCCGAAGCCACCAGCAATATCGCCGGCGACGTCGGCAGCCAGTTCAACAATCTGGTCAACGTGCTCGGCGGCCTGTTCAGCGGACAGCCCACCGGCGAGCCGGGCTTCGACAGCGCCGCCTTCATGGAGGCCGCCATCAACCTTGGCCTGGTGATCATCGCCACCTTCACGCTGTTCATCGGCTTCCGCTACCTGGCCAAGCCGGCCTTCACGCGCATCAGCCAGTGGTCCCGCGAGGGCGCCGGCCTGACGCCGATCCTGCGCCTGGTGATTGCGGTCGCCGTGGCCGCGGTCATCGACGTGCTGGTGGTGGCACTGGCCTACGTCGGCGGCAACCTGATCGCCACCTTTGCGGTGGGCGAGACCGGCGAGCTGTCGACCCGCGCCTCGCTGTTCCTCAACGCCTTCCTGGTCATCGAGCTGTTCAAGGCCGCGGTGCGCATGCTGTTCGCCTCGCGCTATCAGGGACTGCGCCTGCTGCCGATCAGCGCCGAAGAGGCCTCCTACTGGAACACCTGGATCGCCCGACTGATCGGCCTGGTCGGCTACGGCCTGCTGGCCGTGGTACCGCTGCTCAACTTCTACGTTTCGCCGGCCCTCGGCGAAAGCGTCGGCACCCTGATCATGTTCGGCGCCTTTGTCTACGCCGTCGGCAAGGTACTCAAGAACCGCCTCAAGCTGCGCCTCGCCATCGAGGGCATCGCCGAACGCAGCTCGCTGAGTGCGACCCGCATGTCGCTGCAGCTGTTCGCGCGACTGTGGCACTGGCTGGCCATCCTGTACTTCCTGATGGTGCTGGTGGTGACGCTGATCCGTCCCGAGGATGCACTGCCGTTCGTGATGGTCGCCACCCTGCAGACACTACTGGTAGTCGGTGCCGGCGCGCTGTTGTCGGCGCTGCTGACCCAGACCATCGGCCGCCATATCCGCCTCTCGGATGACCTGCGCCGCAAGCTGCCGATGCTCGAGCCGCGCCTCAACAGCTACGTCCCCAACGCTCTGCGGGTGGTGCGTGCGCTGATTCTGATCGCCGTGATCATGCTGGTGCTCAACGCCTGGGGCGCCTTCGACGCCGCTGCCTGGTACGCCTCCGAGGCCGGCCGCGGGCTGATCGGCAAGGCCGTCAGCGTGGCCATCATTCTGGTGCTGTCCATCGGCGCCTGGCTGGCACTCGCCAGCCTGATCGAGCACAAGCTCAACCCCGAGACCGGCACCGGCGAGCCCGACGCCCGCGCCAAGACGCTGCTGACGCTGTTCCGCAACGCCCTGGCGATTGCCCTGGTCACCATCACGCTGATGATCGTGCTGGCCGAGATCGGCATCAACATCGGCCCGCTGATCGCCGGTGCCGGTGTGCTCGGCCTGGCCATCGGCTTCGGTGCTCAGAAGCTCGTGCAGGACATCATCACCGGGGTGTTCATCCAGATCGAGAACGCCATGAACAACGGCGACGTGGTCACCGTCGGCGGTATCACCGGCACCGCCGAGCGTCTCAGCATCCGCTCGGTGGGCATCCGTGACCTCAACGGCACCTACCATATCGTGCCCTTCTCCAGCGTGGACACCGTCTCCAACTACATGCGCGAGTTCGGCTACCACGTCGGCGAGTACGGCATCGCCTACCGCGAGAGTATCGATGACGCCATTATTGCCCTGCGCGAGGCCTTCGATGAACTGGCCGCCAGCGAGGATAGCAAGATGAATATCCTTGCCCCGCTGGAAGTTGCAGGGGTCGTCGCCCTCGCCGACAGCTCGGTGAATATCCGCGTGCGCATCAAGACCACGCCGGGCACCCAGTGGGCCACCGGCCGCGCCTTCAACCGTCTGGTCAAGCTGCACTTCGACGCCAAGGGCATCGAGATTCCCTTCCCCCACACCACCCTCTACTTCGGTGTCGGCAAGGAGGGCGAAGCGCCGCCGGCCAACCTGCGCCTCATGCAGCAGCCGTTCGATATCGACGGCCGCCCGGGTGGCCAACCGCGCTCCGGGGAGCAGAGCCGCAGCGGGCAGGACGACCCGCGCTCGCAGCCCAACCCCGAGTTCAAGGGCGACTTCGACGACGACTGA